In a genomic window of Aphanothece sacrum FPU1:
- a CDS encoding DUF6174 domain-containing protein: MKLISVVLTLIILGWSVNAIAIPVNSPEYWQLLKELAKNRQLWRLQNINNYQFTYQQQCFCVAPGNIPLKVAVKNDKITQVVDLKTNQTIPNLGFPKTIDQLFQILEKAIQSKADEISVTYDSTLGYPTKIAIDYQKILADEETNYLAKDLIKIK; encoded by the coding sequence ATGAAACTAATTTCGGTGGTACTGACTCTGATAATATTAGGATGGTCGGTGAATGCCATCGCTATTCCGGTCAATTCTCCTGAATATTGGCAATTGTTAAAAGAATTAGCAAAAAATCGTCAATTATGGCGATTACAAAACATCAATAATTATCAGTTTACCTATCAGCAACAATGTTTTTGTGTGGCCCCAGGAAATATTCCGCTTAAAGTGGCAGTCAAGAATGATAAAATTACTCAAGTTGTCGATTTAAAAACTAATCAAACGATCCCTAATTTAGGATTTCCTAAAACCATTGATCAATTATTCCAAATTTTGGAAAAAGCCATCCAAAGTAAGGCCGATGAAATCTCAGTTACTTATGATTCAACATTAGGCTATCCTACTAAAATTGCCATTGATTATCAAAAAATATTAGCTGATGAAGAAACGAATTATCTAGCAAAAGATCTGATAAAAATCAAGTAA